The following proteins come from a genomic window of Salvia hispanica cultivar TCC Black 2014 chromosome 4, UniMelb_Shisp_WGS_1.0, whole genome shotgun sequence:
- the LOC125221534 gene encoding AP-3 complex subunit sigma — protein MYVARFLKLRCCSTLQDVRLVYKTFATLYFVFIFDKSENELAMIDLMQVFVETLNNCFREVCELHIVFNFYKIHMILDEIILGGQVLETSSEEVVNAVDAISR, from the exons atgtatgtGGCTCGTTTTCTGAAACTGCGTTGTTGTTCAACCTTGCAGGATGTACGGCTTGTTTATAAAACTTTTGCAACACTGTACTTTGTCTTCATATTTGACAAATCTGAAAATGAGCTAGCGATGATAGATCTGATGCAAG TATTTGTGGAGACATTGAACAATTGTTTCAGAGAGGTATGCGAGCTTCACATAGTGTTCAATTTTTACAAG ATCCATATGATTTTAGATGAAATCATATTAGGTGGACAAGTGCTTGAAACAAGTTCTGAAGAGGTGGTCAATGCAGTTGATGCAATCTCAAGGTGA
- the LOC125221271 gene encoding uncharacterized protein LOC125221271, which translates to MHETLHGFPGMLGTIDCMHWQWKNCPTAWRGQFTSVYKDSHPTMILEAVVDHRLWIWHAYFGVAGLNNDINVLNSSTLFADQCRGRGPAIEFTANGRRHHMGYYLADDIYPRWPVFLKTISCPIGEGRVLFAAKQESARKDVERAFGVLQSRCAIVKDPTRSWYKEVIADVMYACIIMHNMIVEQEVGHVTDWVDDEAGPSSSTTTPPVARELPMGFGEVLHRQTSMRSQQDHILLMTDMIEEVKNCNRR; encoded by the coding sequence ATGCACGAGACGCTGCACGGCTTCCCTGGGATGCTAGGGACCATCGACTGTATGCACTGGcagtggaagaattgcccgacggcgtggagaggccaatttacCAGCGTCTACAAGGACAGCCACCCTACGATGATCCTGGAAGCCGTCGTTGACCATCGCctctggatctggcatgcctaCTTCGGTGTAGCCGGGttgaacaacgacatcaacgtcctcaactcgtccacCCTCTTCGCGGATCAGTGCAGGGGTCGTGGACCGGCTATCGAGTTCACTGCCAACGGCCGCAGAcatcatatggggtactacttgGCCGATGACATATACCCAAGGTGGCCTGTTTTTTTAAAGACGATCAGCTGCCCAATTGGTGAGGGGAGAGTCTTATTTGCGGCAAAGCAGGAGTCTGCgcggaaggatgtggagcgggcttttggggtgctccaatcgcggtgTGCAATCGTGAAAGATCCAACGCGTTCCTGGTACAAGGAAGTCATCGCCGACGttatgtatgcgtgcatcatcatgcataacatgatagtcgaacaagAAGTTGGACATGTCACCGATTGGGTGGATGATGAAGCCGGACCTAGCTCCAGCACGACGACCCCGCCAGTCGCTCGAGAATTACCGATGGGCTTCGGTGAGGTTCTACATCGACAGACCTCAATGCGCAGCCAACAAGACCATATTCTGCTCATGaccgacatgattgaagaagttaaGAACTGCAACCGCCGTTGa
- the LOC125222872 gene encoding protein RADIALIS-like 4, which yields MASSSMKWSAKENKDFEKALAEFGENSPDRWVKVARAVGTRTPEEVKAHYQILLEDVKHIESGRVPLPTHWNGSSSDEDEKPKVG from the exons ATGGCATCAAGCTCCATGAAGTGGAGTGCTAAGGAGAATAAGGATTTTGAGAAGGCGTTGGCGGAGTTCGGGGAGAACAGCCCGGACCGGTGGGTCAAGGTGGCGAGGGCGGTGGGCACGCGCACACCGGAGGAGGTGAAGGCCCACTATCAGATCCTCCTCGAAGATGTGAAACATATTGAGAGCGGCAGAGTGCCCCTTCCCACACACTGGAATGGCTCCAGCTCCGACGAG GATGAGAAGCCGAAAGTGGGTTGA
- the LOC125222870 gene encoding laccase-11: MGRRDVFVWNFGVFFLCFLLGFVQAAVKTYNFDVQVKNVSRLCHAKPIVTVNGMYPGPTIYVREGDRLRINVTNHAQYNMSIHWHGLKQYRNGWADGPAYVTQCPVQTGQSYTYDMNVTEQRGTLWWHAHIFWLRATVYGAIVIMPKQGTPYPFPQPNSEFNLILGEWWNDDVEEVVKQGKKLGLPPKMSDAHTINGKPGPLFPCSEKHTYAIEFEQGKTYLLRIINAALNDELFFAISGHSMTVVEVDAVYTKPFSTESILIAPGQTTNVLVRANQAAGRYFMAARAFMDAGLPIDNRTAIAILQYKGVPNTVIPTLPQLPALNDTSSALTYNANLKSLNSPRFPCNVPLKVDRHLFYTIGLGINPCPTCQNGTQLTASLNNITFVMPQVALLQAHYSSLKGVFTTDFPDRPPTPFNYTGATFTNLQTTQSKLPRLSKIAFNSTVELVLQDTNLLSVESHPFHLHGYNFFVVGTGVGNFDPKNDPAKYNLVDPPERNTVGVPTGGWTAIRFRADNPGVWFMHCHLELHTGWGLKMAFVVEDGPDKDHAVRPPPKDLPHC; this comes from the exons ATGGGGAGGAGAGATGTTTTTGTGTGgaattttggtgtttttttcttgtgttttcTTCTTGGATTTGTCCAAGCTGCAGTGAAAACATACAACTTTGAT GTTCAAGTGAAGAATGTAAGCAGATTGTGCCATGCAAAGCCAATAGTGACTGTGAATGGGATGTATCCTGGGCCGACGATCTACGTTAGAGAAGGCGATCGCCTCCGTATTAATGTTACTAACCATGCACAATACAACATGTCAATTCACTG GCACGGACTGAAGCAGTATCGCAACGGATGGGCAGACGGGCCAGCCTACGTAACGCAGTGCCCAGTTCAGACCGGGCAGAGTTACACCTATGATATGAATGTGACAGAACAGAGAGGCACATTATGGTGGCATGCACATATATTTTGGCTTAGAGCAACTGTTTATGGTGCTATTGTCATCATGCCTAAACAAGGGACTCCATATCCTTTCCCACAGCCCAATTCTGAGTTCAATCTAATCCTAG GGGAGTGGTGGAATGATGATGTTGAAGAGGTTGTGAAGCAAGGGAAGAAACTAGGGTTGCCTCCTAAGATGTCTGATGCTCACACAATCAATGGGAAGCCAGGACCACTCTTCCCTTGTTCGGAGAAAC ATACTTATGCCATTGAATTCGAGCAAGGGAAGACGTACTTGCTGCGTATCATCAACGCTGCACTCAACGACGAGCTTTTCTTTGCCATCTCTGGGCACAGCATGACAGTGGTTGAGGTTGATGCAGTGTACACAAAGCCCTTCTCAACTGAGTCAATCTTGATCGCGCCTGGCCAGACCACGAACGTGCTTGTTCGAGCAAACCAAGCTGCAGGAAGATATTTCATGGCTGCAAGGGCTTTCATGGATGCAGGGCTTCCTATAGACAACAGGACAGCCATAGCCATACTGCAATACAAAGGCGTTCCAAACACAGTTATTCCAACCCTACCTCAGTTACCTGCTTTAAATGACACTTCCTCTGCTCTCACCTACAATGCCAACCTAAAAAGCCTAAACTCTCCTCGTTTCCCTTGCAACGTGCCACTAAAGGTCGACCGCCATCTCTTCTACACGATAGGGTTGGGAATCAACCCGTGCCCAACGTGCCAGAATGGGACACAACTCACAGCATCCTTAAACAACATCACTTTTGTGATGCCTCAAGTTGCATTGCTGCAAGCTCATTACTCATCCCTCAAGGGGGTTTTCACTACAGACTTCCCCGACCGCCCCCCAACACCCTTCAACTACACCGGTGCAACATTCACAAACCTTCAAACGACACAGAGCAAACTACCGAGGCTCAGCAAGATAGCATTCAACTCGACAGTGGAGCTAGTGTTGCAAGACACTAACCTCCTCTCTGTGGAGTCCCACCCATTCCATCTCCACGGTTACAATTTCTTCGTCGTTGGAACTGGGGTTGGGAACTTCGACCCCAAGAATGACCCTGCAAAGTACAACCTAGTTGACCCTCCTGAAAGAAACACAGTTGGTGTCCCAACTGGTGGTTGGACTGCCATAAGGTTTAGAGCTGACAATCCAG GTGTCTGGTTCATGCACTGTCACTTGGAGCTTCATACTGGATGGGGCTTGAAGATGGCATTTGTAGTCGAGGATGGACCGGATAAAGATCATGCAGTTCGTCCTCCACCTAAGGATCTTCCACATTGTTAA